The Amphiura filiformis chromosome 15, Afil_fr2py, whole genome shotgun sequence region GAAAAAAGATACAGCAGAACAACTAACCACGCATATCAATCAAATTGATAAGACGGACAATATCAAATTCACATTTGAAATGGACGATAACCATCAAATTCTGTTCCTCGACACTCTTATCGTCAAAAAGCAAGATGGTTCGATCAAGCTTTTGGTATATCGCAAAAAGACCCATACTGATCAGTATTTACATTTTAACTCCCATCACCCATTGCAACACAAGCTCAGTGTCATAAGAACATTAATGGACCGTAAAGACAAAGTTATCACAGAAGATGAAGACAAAATTCAGGAAGAAATCTAAATCAAAGAGGCCCTAAAATTATGTGGCTACCCTGAATGGGCATTTAAACAAACGGAAAGCAAAAGCAAACCGCAACGCAAAGAACAATCAGAGACTAAATCCAGGGGAATGGTAGTCCTTCCGTACAAAGAAGGTCTCTCACAACGGGTGAGGCGAGTCTTTAAAAAACACGGCATCAACACCGCGTTTAAGCCACATCAGACTCTTCGTAATATACTGGTCCATCCTAAGGACAAGCGAGATGTGAAGCAAACTTCTGACTGTGTTTACGAAACTCCCTGCCTCAACTGTGATAAATCATATATTGGAGAAACATCAAGACTCTTTGGTACACGGCTCAAAGAACACAAAACAGAAGCCGGTAAAGCTTCAAAGAAAGCTTACACCAGAGCGCAAAGACAGGCCTCCGTTACGGGGGAGGAGAATAAATCTGCTATCACAGATCACGTGGCCGAGCATAACCATGTAATCGGTTGGGAGGAGTCCCAAATCAAAGACAGAGAACAGAACAGGAAGAGGAGacacataaaagaagccatttggattaGAAAGAGGGGGGCCAAGACACTCAACAGAGATGAGGGGAACTACTTTCTTCCACATAtttatgaccaagtcctaacagcgccatctacgcCAGCTCCATCCGGTAGCAGTCGACgatgtgcaggaattggtcagtcaatttgagaaagtgctaagtcttagcacgaaactgtcattgaggtacgtaacatcaacccaaattgttggatttgtacaaagaaacctTCAAATATCTATAAGCAATCatagtttgtgagaaataagaaaaagtTAATCAGAGCTGTATTTTGTTTGTGGGCAACTCAACCCagacctccacgtggtgtcggatgggtaacgctaATTTGGGCAACGaagaacaggcttggatgcgaggatttCAGCTAGCCGGAGGATCATGTTGTGTTTTGGCCACAGTCTAGCtacttcctcggctgactcagcctggtgtggctctgaaaagacaaTGTTTGGTTTTTAAGAAGTATGCAAGGAAACAAGAAGAAATCAACGTACGAGTATACAGACAGAGATATGTACAATGTGGCAGACAGCCGTTTGGCCATAGGAAATAACTAAGGTACAGTGGAGCATATAAAGTACCATATTGGAACAAAGGTGTTGTACACAAGAGAATTGTTTAGCAGATGGCGCACATAGCCATAGCAGCTGAAAGCACCAAACcttttcaaacaaaacaaacaacaagagtgaagggatACAGCAAAGCATCAGACACAAGTAATaggatgcttatgcactctgctcttgaaggatggtgctccATTGTCAGTTACGTCtctgactactccatctggtaggctattccaaacatgAACTACAGTGTAGATCCTGCCGGTAGATGTGGTTCTAGAAACTGGGACTGAGAGtgtggcaaggcatggacaagctggagcgggtagctcttctaACAACAACTGACTATTGTAGCAGTGCTTTCAGATCTCAACATCTTGATTTGAAATGACAACTGTCTTGTTCTCAAGTCAAACATCCAGTGATGACATCCGAGTTGACCACAACTTACATCGGTTTTCAGTATATGTTACAACACAACTTGCAGTCACCATAGGCTATTTAATAAaatgcactaaatttaatgcccacgtgacccatgggtgccgccataccaagaccaccaagtgatcagtagatgtgctttaatgctaagagataggaatttttcagacaaatatcatcaaaattgctgaaaatgtataagtgaacttaattacacattgggggattctgtttttagtatattttcaagaactaaattttggaagttttACCATCGGAAAAAAAAGTTATTGACGAAAACTCTtataataatactacaaagtttttaaaaaatgacaaatttgctagaaaatctgGACATGCATTGCgcatttccaattgaaatacacaggaagaccacccgctgtgccaaagatCACTTTTCCAGAGATCCTGTCTACATGCTGTAATGTTAgcacccatctggtcacgtgggcattaaattaagtgcctttatttacgagggggtatcaaaaagtttttgaaatcgcccagaacttgagtgaaagagctatatcaatgaaattttgtcagtgcaatcactggtccttatgtacactatagTTCAAAAATGGTCTCGAtcataagtatgtttaatttttttacaggtggtgctagatgccaataacctgctgccccagttactgtgcataaactgcaagattgagaaaattgaggcacggcagcgttattaagatcctgcttttgaagggttgcagtgcctagaaaatcgatgatgaaatgaaagttatcttcggtggtgattgtgatatgtcactgttgctttatggaaaaggaatttttatttcatcacagattttctgggcactgtaacccatatggaaaagtagtctcttttgctcaaataaaaggggtcccacagttaagcaatgggagaaaattgtcttttttcactttcaacttcaattattataaagggaaagtcttttattttttggctcactcttaattgtctcatgtatatattaaactttacttttcccgatttcaaggaaatctgatgaaagacctcgtcgtacaggatcactaaacactgcaaggtattcccaaaatctcactcaatttactgcgaaatacactgacatgcaccccgtgttattaaagtagcgtgctatagacggccctcacttgataatagtcagtccgattgacttggctcacacgatatttcctagaaatactttgccagattctactctctaaaaggaatctgattggttacaaaatgccgtCAGTACAATAGGAAAAACCATACCTCTTCCatacagccctgcttagtgtgctgtgtgtgtgtgcgtaatgtatgcattgtgcattgacctcgaacgcctctgtacacacagcgtgcacaccctggagtcgagtataatttatttaaagagactttcataggaaaacttttccatatgttaaaatggaacttaatcatgctacatgcctcaattgtctccattttgctggttatgcggttatatatgcaggtactgacatctagcgcctgtaaaaaaagtaaacatacttatgagaccatttttgcaccatagtgtacaatgtacataaggaccagtgattgcactgacaaaatttcattgatatagctctttcacttctgggcgatttcaaaaactttttgataccccctcgccTCGTAAAAAGACGACtaaatacctagtctacccttaatgaCACCTGACAGCTATTTCAGATGGGCCTTCAACCCATCATTTTATACCTTGACCACTCAGTTTGGTACAAAGAAAGAATCAAGTCTTTGATTACGctacttttttttagaaaagtgaaaATTTATTGAAAGAAAGAAGGCCAACGATTGTTTTACATGTTCATTAACAACTACAAAGTACAATGATTTTTAAAAAGGCTAATATTGTACAATTTTGTCACAATGAATTTGAAAAGTTACTAACACAATGCACATTTAATTTAATGAGAATGATTACTCAATATGGAAATAAAATACTGGTATAAAAAAGTGTagcttaaaaatatatattacatGCATACttcaaaaaattattgaaaaaatgctAGCTATAAGGCATATATTCTATGACAGCACCATTGTTGACTACCCAGTGTCTCAAATTTGTTCAATTGtgataatgtgacatgatcaaggggaatgagtcacatgtcagccctggtcgaaaataagttttacacTTGTTCCTAAAAAGGACATTTAGagttttcagaaactgaaaaccccatgttgatacgacttttctttgtgaagttacgtcaatttatcaatcgctgaaaacaatataaaacaaaagaattttaccactttctttgccaatatttcaaaatcaatattagcgacatccgactcatttcccttgatcgtgtcacatatgaacaAATTAATTGCAAATGACTGTGAATAATAATAGTATCAGTTGCGATGCGATTATTCGGCAAAGCGTACGTAGGATTAAATACACAATtcgtctgtctcatctcaaattgACATTAACGTCATATTGGATTTGTATTGCCAGATTCGCATCATGTGCTAACCTAATTTCACGGGGCATATACACACGGGTGGAAAGGCACttattcgaatctgccactgtgaaaccCAACAAGGTGTTACTcttaacttgagacaagacacactggTAGCCACAAGTTTAATTAtcatggggtttgcatcaaaacgtAGCATTTTTTACTAGTTACTGATGTAAAAAACCtgaaattgaatattttcaaaattttgatcatttcccatgattgtgtcacatataaagtCCTATAATATAGTCTATACATCAATGGCCACTGTACAAGTCTGTTGCAGACAATTTCACACTGGTTGCATTTATTGCAACTCCTTATTTAATATAACAAGTACTTGCAGTGCCTATCTATAAGTTATACTCCTATGGGCATTGCTGTGCTGTTCGTTTGCTGTTGATCCAAGGCAAGTACCTTTCAACGCGTGTGTATACTCCAGGTGCGTTAGCTTCAGCACAGCCATAACCCCAGGATGTGACTCCCACCAGCTTCCATTTACCATCAGTGTTCTGGCACACGAGTGGCCCACCACTATCCCCATCGCAGGAATCTATACCGCCGGCAAGATACCCTGCGCACATCATGTTGTTTGTAAGTTTGTTACCGTACACTCGGGAGCTTGTGCATACGCTGCGTGCTAGTAAGGGTACTTCTCCTTCTTGGAGGATATCTGGGTAGTTACTGTTACCTGCAAGATAAAATAGAAAATAAgtgtaatttatgcaaatttatgcaaatgagctaccgtattaacatagaaagaaaaataatacttttcataataatttacatattttgtgacaaaagcgAAGTGGAATTTGAAGACTGCCAATTGTCACTCCTCCACCAAGTATGCCTTACTGGTTCCAAGAAATTGCATTCAGGgacatttatgcaaatattatgcaaattagcatattttgcaacaaaaacctAATAGAATTTGGAGACCgctaattgccacccctccaccaaatcacATCACGATACACCTTACCAATACCAGTAATTCAGAGAAATTGCACTTGCAAGCTCGGATGGACGGCCCGATGGAATGACGGATGAACAGAAGGAATGATGGACAGCCAGGAACATAATACCACTGGGATTTAGAGTGCACTCTGTATAGACAAAAGCCcacaagcttcagcacactttTAGTGGAATACTCTCCCGGTCTCATCACTTTGCATAACTGAAGACGCACCTTATAAAACGTTTGTCAAGGGATTCAACCCAAGTTGGTAACACAATATTgtgcctactccccattccagaaaaatacagcactaattttttgggattaaaaaattattatcaagttctgccaaatgaaacatagcttaatcctaatcattcatttagtcctaactggagataaaaggaaaagttcactattttactaatttcttgaaataagagccaaaaaacatgcattttaggcatgttttctgacaatcaagtcacaaaaatcacagacttggaacaagtctaagcattcaaaatcttgattatatGCCGAAACTTTGctctaatttttacttttttgtgttactttaataaatggttggttataagaatgaaacatgtcttttccaaaaattagaatgcataaactgaaattagtcttagtacaagtctttgggcttgattgtcacagcatacgaaaaacacccgaaaaatgcatgtttttgcccttatttccaaaaattggctaaatattaaaatttaacttttagcgctagttaggactaactaaaggattaggatttagctatgtttcatgtggcaaatcaggataatatttttttattcaaaaaaattagttctgtatttttctggaaaagGGAGTAGGACTGGATAAAAAGAAACCGGTTTGCTCAAGTCTTATCTGCTTATCGTCACTTTTACGGCATAGTGACCTATgagcaatttttcacaaaatgagtTACATTGATATTCATAATCTATGAACCATTCGCTTTTATTATACACATGATGAAATCAACAGGCAATTGTTTAATTAATGTTATTCCATAATTTAAGTATTGTGAAAATAATAACCTACAAAATATTGGTCAATACTACATATTCCAGGACATAGTGACCTATGATATGCCATGGGACCTGAGATATGCCACTATGTCATGGACCTTTTATTGCAAAACTCAACTTAGCatacaatataataaataaaaaatgcggTCTATGTCAAAGGTGACCTATGTcataactgtcaaaataagtctaGGACATACCGGCATATAACTTTAACCGTTAAATTTAAGTAATTAATGTGTTTGAATTAATTCAATTTTATAATTGAAATAATCTTTAAACATCAGTCAACTATGTGATTGATGCTATTAATCAAAATTATTAACTGACTGAGTAGGAACAATTTTTACGTATAGTCAATATTAAACTGAATTTCTTGAAACGCTATTTTTGGACATAGGTCACTATGCTGTAAAAGCGACGTATTATTCAACCTTATTCCATTATAGCTCACAGTATTACAAGAATTACAATTTACCAACAACTTACCGGTATTGCCCCATCCAGAGATCCAGCATCTTTTCCCTGCGTCAAACTCACTAGGTGTTGTCAGACATGCAGGGGTAGCAAACGAGTCAAAAGTCACCTCCCCATCTAGCTTGAGGACTGCAATATCATTGTTGGTATTATCATTGTTATAGTTCTCATGTATATGTAGGCATTCTATGTCAAAGGTCTGTTCTCTTCCTTCGCGTCGTTTTATATTGTGTTCACCCAATTTAACGCTGAAGTGATTCTTACCATATCTGAAACAGGATAATATGTACAGTCAGCATTAATGggtaaattttcacaggaaaattttttggacatgtgaccaatgcgtatcaatgtgagtgtaacctcaagCCCATCCCTGACCCCTGGCGGTGACATCGCTTagtcattttgaattggaatagtattcttggccacaatttcgatagaaattcgtgcatagcaaatttattaaatattatgcaatcttaatttcttcacacatcaaaacgtaatttcaaaaatatctacccacgggaaaaatatttatgttcggaaactcttaccattattatcaacttgcgacaagtaacttattttgcatgaaaggaggaattcttcctattcaaatacattggtagaccacccgcTGCGCTTGGGGTCCCATTCCATAATGCTTataatgtctgcgcccatgggtgtcacttGTCCAGaacattttcccgtgaaaatttacccatTTATGTTGCCTGATGTATGGTGAAATGGAAGCTTTTTTCACACACTACATGTAGTTGGAATTTAATTATCTTCCTTAATGATCTGCAAGTGTGTCCACATGTACTACTCCCACCTTATACAGGTCACTTTGCATGAAATGTTTGTCAAGTCAGAAGATGGATGctgacaacataggcctatttgcacTTTCAAGTCTGAAGTCttaaaaagtgtcacaaaatgtggaccatttTAACATTAACAAATTTACAATTGGTCTTTGGCAATTTTGGCTTATTTTGTGCTCTGGGTACAAACACTTTACACATTTACCACATCAAAAAACAGATTTTGTCATCAGGTGAAATTTCGTATATTGTTTCATAACCCAGGTGAATTTAAGGCCTGCAATATGAACACCAATGTGGTGTTTGGTGGTAAGCCACTGGGAAGTCACACTGTACTactgtaatacacatttttgcttctagaaTTAAAATCGCTGAAGCAATTTAACTCAAACATAAGAACATTTGAGTGATAGGCCTTGATGTGAGATAAGAAACATCATGTGTTATAGTTTGCCTGATAATTGGTAgcaaaaatgagactcataacattgtgtattgaaatATAGCTGTAGTGCACGCACTTGGGCGCACCACTTATACTAGTTGTGTTTTGCATAAGGcctgggtgcttaatctcgccgattaactctgcggCGTGCCCGGAACCCAAGCCGCAGACCCATGCgactatgctgagaaataaaatactgttgcgatatgcactaacaaaatgtgtgtctgcccgatgaaaagccatgttcagtcacccgttcatcggcttgatcgacccaactcctacatttctcgcaaccggcttataacacttgacaacaatacccatacaaattagtgtccttgagtgcgttgattctttgccggattataccgactgatccgcaaattgctcacggtgagtacactcaagtaagtactacaataaacattaatataaaggttttgagtaatgaatggcaaaccgcagagcaagaagatggcaagatgttgcgaactcgatgcccataactgctcgcgaattcgcaaccagggatatggccacactatattaattcatcggcgtgctgcggcttgaaactgcaagccgcaggagagccatcgaaatgctccgaGACGACGCAGAGCTAATCGGCGAGATTACGCACCGGGGCCTAATATGTGACTGGCATGCGCTTATATGAAATTACGCtcataaggcaatagaaacaaattagtttgatctttcgatcgacctttcatgcttggtcaatccttattatttataacaTCAATTATTTGCCCAATTTTTAAATTATGCCAGTCTTGAtaatgaccaatataaatttagcatttacTTAATTCTGATTAAGTAGTTGTTGATTCATAagtaacaagcatcgaagcagcatcagtgatcgatccaaagatcaaacaaatttggttctgatGCCACCAACTTGGTACTTTATTTTCTGCAATTATTACCCAAACaaactaaacacatcaaaagaaataagtccccctctgaacatgtcgtcataacattgtaaggttttgttttgtaccaataaaactaactttgaaataattatatgactgtttactaagtgctgtgtgaaaattaGAGATTTCcgtgacttcagggctgaatgagcctaaattgaaggcaaaaactgcccttttcaaaagtcacaatgtaggcctatgtgtgtcacaaaagttgattcatggcttgttactaatggaaaaccccatgtgtttgatcattcagccatgcaaatccccttggtgcagagttcagcacagtgagttgtaagacggccagttccattccttgtcccaatacgccttgcagttaacaagcataggcctactttgtgacttttggaaagggcagtttttgtcttcaatttaggttcattcagccatgaagtcatggatatctttcattttcacaaaacacttagtaaacaatcatataattatttctaagtaagttttatttgTACAAacttttactttacgatgttatgacgaaattttcagagggggacttattttcttTTGATGCGTTTATACAATTAGCCCACCCACCTGTAATCAAAATAGtgacaataattatttgtttgtttttgtaccaCAATCTTGTTTTCCAACCACTACTAACCTCTGGAAACAATGTGCAGCACTTAGCACATGTCGACTATCTATGAGGGTTCCACCACAGTAATGTCCTGCTCCTTTGAGGATTAGCTGAGCTTGCCATGGCCAGCTTCCTGGCTTAGCGGATCCGCCGCCTACAACACGAGTGCTGGCGCTTATTATGCTGTTTGCTGCTCGCCTTACTCCGCATTCAGTAGGGGCTGTATGTGTGTGAAAGCAATCATTATGTGTCAGAATTTTGAAGTAATGGGGgcatctcagtacaaatgactatACAGGGATATGCCGCAAACATGGGCTGTATTTTCGGCCATCCAATGGAGCAATAATCTGCAacttttgcatcttccttggtaCTTTGAATCACAGTGTCTTTAATTGTTGACCGATTCCAACAAATGAGGAaatctgagctaaaagatgcagccagTGGTGGCTAATTATATTCGTTTTTTGTTTAGGATAAATACAAGGGTAAAAATAATTGCTTCCTTATTCTTTTACTGAGTTACCATTAGAATTATCACTAAGGATTAGGCTTGTGGATTAGGTTAGGGTTTCAGATTAGAGTTAGGATACCAGATTAGGTTAAGCTTGGGGCAGAGcataaaatcatgttttaaaacaatAGTGGGCTCAAGCAGCATTCAGTGACCCATCAGAAACATTAATTCTCTCCACGTCGGTgccgactgcagacaacaagtttcagtttttggtttttttaattcacacattttagaattgtaaatttgcatgaccatatttgtaatcatgaaaaatgcattataatgagtacaaacaaacttagtattggttcagtggttcttaagataaatCTTGATATTTGAGAAAATAACTCAAAACAAAGCATTAAAGACCAGAAATTTACCCCTGACAATGTATGATGTTGAAAATACACACACGATATGATTAGGCCTATAAAATGTTTGTTGTACCAACAAGAATCGGACATTTCTGTATTTTGCACACTTATTTGCAACCTgggggggcactggtcattgacaagggggtatcatgcgtagccacgaagtttcaaatagcaccctaaacaagtatttacgaggtctgaaaatgcacccctaaacaagtatgacaagtgcaatttcataccctaaataagtattgacattatttttgcccccattagaagcaagtaaatcagtaatattttgactctaaaacccttcatgataactgggaaaacacaaattcaaaagttcataacttttaacctttattacatattacatttgtctcaaaggaccctaaacactgatttattgtacaaggtttaccctttttcttaaatttccttgttttagattccctattcacgatacgtaagtacagtgcctgaacatgaaaaaagaccctttttacttgaatctttggccacgcatgataccccatggtcaatgaccagtggctcCCCTGGGATTTgcaacaagtttaaaaaaagtatGACAGACACCCTAGCGATATTCTTACCTGGAGTGACTTGTGGTTCATttggttggggttggggttgaggTGGAGGTTCCGCTCCTCCAGGCCTACTTCCTCCTCCCACTGTACTACATCGGACGCCCACATCCTCATCATGGCCACAGTTATGTGTTCCTATGGGCAGTCTGTGCTGACAGGCTGTGATGCTTGTCTCTTGACCATTACACACGACATCATCTAACCAAATTGGTCCGGTTCCTCCTGGGGCTCTCAGCGCAACACCAGTGTTTCTAGAGTGGATAAAATCACAGaatactacagaccatgtatcaacagtcaaagtccctgtgcattgtatgctgtgaattctcacatattcatgagggccggtTGTAATCCAATTATCAAAGGCTATTAGTATAAGAAAAATTTGGTTTAGGACTCAGGAGCCCAAGCAAGGCCTAAATTAAATTGAAGGCAATATACTGTAAATGTATACAACACAAGTCAATGAGCTGGATATGGCTACAACTTTGTCGTAAATGCCAAAATATCAATCATTCTGACATGAAAGATGCATCCATCTTTTACACAGTGTATCAAAAACAGAATTCTGAGTGACCACCAAAATTTAATGACTGGgccatatagtttgatcagctcacaATCAGacggaattattaggcttttaccactacgctgaaaagtagtCAGATGTAAACAGTGATATAGTTGGCctatctggtctatattttgtaaattttgtaaatttgaatcttccttgggtttttggatcgtcatgtctttatttcttgaacaatttcaacgaatgaggtcttaaattcgagctaaaacaAGCAGCTATTGGCTGGTTGTTCCAATTacgacatatctgcctttgtttaggagggggtgaacgtaactggtaccttaattatttggcttgcTGTATAGTTGTAATGACTTACCCTAATTCTAACTGATTGCAGATGACTGTTGCAGCATCGTTATTAAAACTATCATCACACACAGTACCCCACTGACCAGCAAAGTACACAGCAACTCGACCTTCTCTATCATTCTGACCACCAACAAGACGTACAACAACTGCAAGAAAACAAAGGGCTCATCAGCAGTATTcatcaaatgtgacacgatctatttcatggggccaaaggcggcaaatttgaaactcagataaaagtaaaaatatggagtaaaaaacaataaaatacataagaaaatagacatcgaaaaacttcataactttagaaccaaaaatgctagacctttggtgttttcagtaaatgatagtctattgtatgtataatgtaataattacagtaactcaattttcaaaaatacctcccTTGGCccaccatggaccagattgt contains the following coding sequences:
- the LOC140170821 gene encoding uncharacterized protein, which translates into the protein MVVLPYKEGLSQRVRRVFKKHGINTAFKPHQTLRNILVHPKDKRDVKQTSDCVYETPCLNCDKSYIGETSRLFGTRLKEHKTEAGKASKKAYTRAQRQASVTGEENKSAITDHVAEHNHVIGWEESQIKDREQNRKRRHIKEAIWIRKRGAKTLNRDEGNYFLPHIYDQVLTAPSTPAPSGSSRRCAGIDSHHVLT